In Cervus elaphus chromosome 3, mCerEla1.1, whole genome shotgun sequence, the following proteins share a genomic window:
- the LOC122684444 gene encoding ubiquitin-like protein FUBI has protein sequence MQLFVRAQELHTLEVTGQETVAQIKAHVASLEGIAPEDQVLLLAGTPLEDEATLGQCGVEALSTLEVAGRMLGGKVHGSLARAGQVRGQTPKVAKQEKKKKKTGRAKRRMQYNWRFVNVVPTFGKKKGPNANS, from the coding sequence ATGCAGCTCTTTGTCCGCGCCCAGGAGCTACACACTCTCGAGGTGACCGGCCAGGAGACGGTCGCCCAGATCAAGGCTCATGTAGCTTCGTTGGAGGGCATCGCTCCAGAAGATCAAGTCCTGCTCCTGGCTGGCACGCCCCTAGAGGATGAGGCTACTCTGGGCCAGTGTGGCGTGGAGGCTCTGAGCACTCTGGAAGTAGCCGGCCGCATGCTTGGAGGTAAAGTCCATGGTTCCCTGGCCCGTGCTGGGCAAGTGAGAGGTCAGACTCCCAAGGTGGCCAagcaagagaagaagaagaagaagacggGCAGGGCCAAGAGGCGTATGCAGTACAACTGGCGCTTTGTCAATGTTGTGCCCACCTTTGGCAAGAAGAAGGGCCCTAATGCTAACTCCTAA